In Fusobacteria bacterium ZRK30, the DNA window TTACTTCATATCCCATGGCTTTTCCAATCATGGCTAAAGCTACTCCTGTATTCCCGCTGGTAGGTTCTAAAATAATATCTCCCTGCTTTAATTTACCATCTGTCTCGGCATCTACGATCATTTGGTATGCTGCTCTATCCTTAATAGACCCGCTGGGGTTAAATTTTTCTAATTTTACATATATATCAGCTAGTCCTTTTTCTTTTTTTAATTTAACCATTGGAGTGTTACCTATTAATTCAACGATATTTTTATACATCTGACTACCTCCTATTTTCCTAATAAATGCGTTAAATATTTTATCTAAAATAATCTTATCATTAACCTAGTCTAGTAGTCAAGAATTGTACAGGTTAATTTTTTTTAATTCTATTGACTTGAAGAGTATAGAATATAGAGGCAGAAGCAGATTTTAACAATTTGTCTGAAGAATGAACCCGTCTTCCATAATGGAATGGAGAAAGACGTATTCGTAGAAGAAAACTAAAATAAAATCCCCTCTAGAATATTCTAGAGGGGATTTGTTATTTGTTATATATTAGATGGATTCAGAGAGGGTCTTTAAAATTTCAATTGTTTTTAAGATCTCTTCCATTGTATTATAGTGGGAAAAACTAAATCTTACCATCCCGTTTTCATTGGTTTTAAAATCGTTGTGCATCAATGGAGCACAATGAATTCCGGATCTTGTGGCTATTCCATAGTCATATGATAAAACTTCTGAAAGATCACTGGATGGAACTCCTTCTAAGTTTATAGTAACAATTGGAGAACGATAAAAACTATTGAAATCTCCATATATTTTTACTTTTGGCAGATCTTTTATTCCTTCGTAAAAAGTCTTAGCCAGGGAGAGTTCCTTTTCACGGATTGTATCTACTCCTGTGTTAAAGATATATTTTAAACTGGCATTTAGTCCGGCTATTCCATGGATATTCGGTGTACCAGCTTCTAATTTATCGGGCATGGTTTTAGGGTGCTCCTCTGAAAATGAGTGAGAGCCGCTTCCTCCTACAAGGTATGGATTTAGATCTACTTTAGGAGATACATATATTCCTCCTACCCCTGTAGGCCCCATAAGTCCCTTATGTCCGGTGAAGCATAGGATATCGATATTATTTTTGACCACATCTACAGGGAATACCCCCAGACTCTGTGATCCGTCCACAATAAATATAAGGTTATTCCTATGAGCTGCCTTTCCTATTCTATCTATGTCCACCAGGTTTCCTGTTAAATTAGATGCATGAGTGGCTATAATGGCCTTGGTGTTTTCTCCGATACTTGCTTCTAATTCATCATAGTTTATATTTCCAATCCTGTCTGAGCCAATAAATTTTACCTTAACACCATTTTTTTTCAACTTATATATTGGACGCAGTACTGAGTTATGCTCTAGAGTTGTAGTGATTATCTCGTCGCCCTCTTTGAGCCCTAATCCTAATATTGCTATATTCAGAGACATAGTCGAGTTCCCAGTAAATGCTATATTTAATGGATCTTCCACACCTATGAGTTTGGCCAGTAATTCTCTTGTTTCATAGAGAACCCTGGATGAACGAAGAGAATACTCGTGTCCTCCCCTGCTTGGATTCCCAAAACTATTCAGCGCCTCTACCATGGCTTCCCCAACGGCTTTTGGTTTGGGTAGTGTAGTTGCAGCGTTATCAAAATAAATCATAATTCTTTCCCACCTTTTCATTTTCATTTAATTTGTAATCTAGGTTCATTCTATCTTATTTTTATTTAAAGGTACAATATTAATTTTATTTTTTTTTTAATATAAAAGAATTATATGTTTTATGAAATTTCAATGATTGTAATAAATATACGTTTATATTTATTTTCAAATATTAAATAAAATTTCAAAAATAGATAATTCTTTTTTTATACAAAACGTTTCATTAAGTTATTTAACCGATGATTTTAAAACTAAATTTAATTATATTTTAGAAGGTCATTTCAATGATTAAAATACAGGGATATAAGGTTTCGATCTACCTCCATTATAGATTCATACAATAAATGAATAACTTATATTTTGTATATTTTTTGTATTTAAGTTCTAAGTAGACTATGTGGTATAACTTCATTGTAATAAATTAAATATAG includes these proteins:
- a CDS encoding aminotransferase class V-fold PLP-dependent enzyme, giving the protein MIYFDNAATTLPKPKAVGEAMVEALNSFGNPSRGGHEYSLRSSRVLYETRELLAKLIGVEDPLNIAFTGNSTMSLNIAILGLGLKEGDEIITTTLEHNSVLRPIYKLKKNGVKVKFIGSDRIGNINYDELEASIGENTKAIIATHASNLTGNLVDIDRIGKAAHRNNLIFIVDGSQSLGVFPVDVVKNNIDILCFTGHKGLMGPTGVGGIYVSPKVDLNPYLVGGSGSHSFSEEHPKTMPDKLEAGTPNIHGIAGLNASLKYIFNTGVDTIREKELSLAKTFYEGIKDLPKVKIYGDFNSFYRSPIVTINLEGVPSSDLSEVLSYDYGIATRSGIHCAPLMHNDFKTNENGMVRFSFSHYNTMEEILKTIEILKTLSESI